One segment of Acidimicrobiales bacterium DNA contains the following:
- a CDS encoding methyltransferase domain-containing protein yields the protein MRDHRIYAAVYDRMTAPAEAAGLAERRRRLLAGATGRVLEVGGGTGHNLAYFSAACEVVVLEPDGAMRRHLEGRLDTCPVPARVVAAGIDDPGLEALGVPDGGFDTVVCTLVLCTVPDEGAAAARIARLLAPGGRVLFLEHVRGPGARGVVQRAVTPLWRVLVPGCHLDREPVLALRRAGLLPVEYERVHLPLGPLASPGVVGTAVARRSQPPVEPGTYPR from the coding sequence ATGCGCGACCACCGCATCTACGCCGCCGTCTACGACCGGATGACCGCGCCCGCCGAGGCGGCCGGTCTGGCCGAGCGCCGCCGCCGCCTCCTGGCCGGGGCCACGGGCCGGGTCCTCGAGGTCGGGGGCGGGACCGGCCACAACCTGGCCTACTTCAGCGCCGCCTGCGAGGTCGTGGTGCTCGAGCCCGACGGCGCCATGCGCCGCCACCTCGAGGGCCGCCTGGACACCTGTCCCGTCCCCGCCCGGGTGGTGGCCGCCGGCATCGACGACCCCGGGCTGGAGGCGCTGGGCGTCCCGGACGGGGGCTTCGACACCGTGGTGTGCACCCTCGTGCTCTGCACCGTTCCCGACGAGGGGGCGGCGGCGGCCCGGATCGCCCGCCTGCTGGCGCCGGGGGGACGGGTGCTGTTCCTCGAGCACGTCCGGGGCCCGGGCGCCCGGGGCGTGGTCCAGCGGGCCGTGACCCCGCTGTGGCGGGTGCTCGTGCCCGGGTGCCACCTCGACCGGGAGCCGGTCCTGGCCCTCCGGCGGGCCGGGCTCCTCCCCGTCGAGTACGAGCGGGTCCACCTGCCTCTCGGTCCACTGGCGTCCCCCGGCGTGGTGGGCACGGCGGTGGCCCGCCGGTCCCAGCCCCCGGTCGAGCCCGGGACCTACCCCCGATGA
- a CDS encoding 3-hydroxybutyryl-CoA dehydrogenase has product MTIKRVGIVGSGIMGSGIAECAAINGYEVVLRSRQQSSADAMVAGLEKSLGRAVDKERMTAADRDAAVSRVTATSDLGELAEVDLVIESVVEDLAVKKHLFTELDRICKDGAILATNTSTLPVIDMAMETGRPEKVCGVHFFNPAPMMSLVELVRPLTAAEETLAAVRSFAEGCGKQVVEVKDQAGFIVNALLFPYLNNAVRLLENGVATREDIDTAMKGGCNFPMGPLALLDLVGLDTSLAIIDALYEEFRDPNYAAVPLLRRMVVAEQLGRKTGKGFYDYAKR; this is encoded by the coding sequence ATGACCATCAAGCGCGTGGGGATTGTTGGTTCCGGGATCATGGGTTCGGGCATCGCCGAGTGCGCCGCCATCAACGGCTACGAGGTGGTGCTGCGGTCCCGCCAGCAGAGCAGCGCCGACGCCATGGTGGCGGGGCTGGAGAAGTCGCTGGGCCGGGCGGTGGACAAGGAGCGGATGACCGCCGCCGACCGCGACGCCGCCGTCAGCCGGGTCACGGCCACGTCCGATCTCGGGGAGCTGGCCGAGGTCGACCTGGTGATCGAGTCGGTCGTCGAGGACCTGGCGGTCAAGAAGCACCTGTTCACCGAACTGGACCGGATCTGCAAGGACGGCGCCATCCTCGCCACCAACACCTCGACCCTCCCGGTGATCGACATGGCCATGGAGACGGGCCGCCCCGAGAAGGTGTGCGGCGTCCACTTCTTCAACCCGGCCCCGATGATGTCGCTGGTCGAGCTGGTCCGCCCCCTCACGGCGGCGGAGGAGACCCTGGCGGCGGTGCGGTCGTTTGCCGAGGGGTGCGGGAAGCAGGTCGTCGAGGTGAAGGACCAGGCCGGCTTCATCGTCAACGCCCTCCTGTTCCCGTACCTGAACAACGCCGTGCGCCTGCTCGAGAACGGCGTGGCCACCCGGGAGGACATCGACACCGCCATGAAGGGCGGCTGCAACTTCCCGATGGGCCCGCTGGCGCTGCTCGACCTCGTCGGCCTGGACACCAGCCTGGCCATCATCGACGCCCTGTACGAGGAGTTCCGCGACCCGAACTACGCCGCCGTTCCCCTGCTGCGCCGGATGGTCGTGGCCGAGCAGCTGGGCCGCAAGACCGGCAAGGGCTTCTACGACTACGCCAAGAGGTAA
- a CDS encoding Type 1 glutamine amidotransferase-like domain-containing protein has product MSGPLLLVGGAEWREGCVFDAEALEAAGNPEVLILPTAAAYEHPERAVEWAQRWFASLGGRARGLEVLRRSDAEREDLAAEVRAARFVYLGGGSPLHLRSVLKDSAVWKALVAAWGDGATVAGSSAGAMVLTDPMVDPRGGAFTLGLGLCSQLAVIPHFDDWSEDKARRTLELAPAGLPLVGIDERTALTKDARGWRVSGAGRVEVYVDGKESDLSRLP; this is encoded by the coding sequence ATGAGCGGCCCCCTTCTCCTCGTCGGCGGGGCCGAGTGGCGCGAGGGCTGCGTGTTCGACGCCGAGGCGCTCGAGGCCGCCGGCAACCCCGAGGTGCTGATCCTGCCGACCGCCGCCGCCTACGAGCACCCGGAACGGGCGGTGGAGTGGGCCCAGCGGTGGTTCGCCTCCCTGGGGGGCCGGGCCCGGGGCCTGGAGGTGCTGCGCCGGAGCGACGCCGAGAGGGAGGACCTGGCGGCCGAGGTCCGGGCCGCCCGCTTCGTCTACCTGGGCGGCGGCTCTCCCCTGCACCTGCGGTCGGTGCTCAAGGACTCGGCGGTGTGGAAGGCCCTGGTGGCGGCGTGGGGGGACGGCGCCACGGTGGCGGGCTCGTCGGCGGGGGCCATGGTGCTCACCGATCCCATGGTCGACCCCCGGGGCGGGGCCTTCACCCTCGGGCTGGGCCTGTGCAGCCAGCTGGCGGTCATCCCCCACTTCGACGACTGGTCGGAGGACAAGGCCCGCCGCACCCTCGAGCTGGCGCCCGCCGGCCTGCCCCTGGTCGGGATCGACGAGCGCACCGCCCTCACCAAGGACGCCCGCGGCTGGCGGGTGTCCGGGGCGGGCCGGGTCGAGGTCTACGTGGACGGCAAGGAGTCCGACCTCAGCCGGCTGCCATGA
- a CDS encoding peptidylprolyl isomerase: MAEDTPNPDGSSQQKRRFKKEPPMIIDPGKRYTATMETSKGTMTISLDPVAAPHTVNNFVFLARFHYFDGIFFHRVIPGFVLQGGDPDGTGRGGPGYQFADELPKAGRYEIGSLAMANAGPDTNGSQFFIISGPQGVQLPPQYSLFGKVVKGLDVVSAIEAVGTSSGSPKEKVFIDSVTITED, encoded by the coding sequence ATGGCAGAGGACACGCCCAACCCGGACGGATCGAGCCAGCAGAAGCGGCGCTTCAAGAAGGAGCCGCCGATGATCATCGATCCCGGGAAGCGCTACACCGCGACCATGGAGACGTCCAAGGGGACGATGACGATCTCCCTCGACCCGGTGGCGGCGCCCCACACGGTGAACAACTTCGTGTTCCTGGCGCGCTTCCACTACTTCGACGGGATCTTCTTCCACCGCGTCATCCCCGGCTTCGTCCTGCAGGGCGGGGACCCCGACGGCACCGGGCGGGGCGGGCCGGGCTACCAGTTTGCCGACGAGCTGCCCAAGGCGGGCCGCTACGAGATCGGATCGCTGGCCATGGCCAACGCCGGCCCCGACACCAACGGCAGCCAGTTCTTCATCATCTCCGGACCCCAGGGGGTGCAGCTGCCCCCGCAGTACTCGCTGTTCGGCAAGGTGGTGAAGGGACTCGACGTGGTCTCGGCCATCGAGGCCGTCGGCACCAGCTCGGGCTCCCCCAAGGAGAAGGTCTTCATCGACTCGGTGACCATCACCGAGGACTAG
- a CDS encoding aspartate kinase, with protein sequence MSLIVQKYGGTSVGDVDRIRAVADHVARTRRQGHDVVVVVSAMGKETDDLLHLADQVARSKPGREMDMLITAGERKATALLTMALIDAGVPAVSLTGSQAGFITDGTHQNAKILEVRGDRIRDALAAGRVPVVGGAQGVSGESRDVTFLGRGGSDTTAVALAAVLEADGCEIYTDVTGVFTADPRVVPDARRLGRLSFDEMLEMTATGCPKPAMRSVEFARNHGVRLHVRSAFTWEPGTWVEEEDPDMEQAIISAVTHDTSEAKVTVTHVPDRPGIAARLFRALADRDVNVDMIVQNVSMRGTTDISFTTPKESLAVALEVAEGLLPEIGADTVIADADVARVSLIGAGMKSNPGVAATMFETLATGGVNIEMISTSSIRISCVVRAGEVEQAVQALHGVFALSG encoded by the coding sequence GTGTCCCTGATCGTGCAGAAGTACGGGGGCACGTCGGTGGGCGACGTAGACCGCATCCGGGCCGTGGCCGACCACGTCGCCCGCACCCGGCGCCAGGGCCACGACGTGGTGGTGGTCGTCTCCGCCATGGGCAAGGAGACCGACGACCTCCTGCACCTGGCCGATCAGGTGGCGCGCTCCAAGCCGGGGCGGGAGATGGACATGCTGATCACGGCGGGTGAGCGCAAGGCCACCGCCCTGCTCACCATGGCCCTGATCGACGCCGGGGTCCCCGCCGTCTCGTTGACAGGGAGCCAGGCCGGGTTCATCACCGACGGGACCCATCAGAACGCCAAGATCCTCGAGGTCAGGGGGGACCGGATCAGGGACGCCCTGGCGGCGGGGCGGGTCCCGGTCGTGGGCGGGGCCCAGGGCGTCTCGGGGGAGAGCCGGGACGTGACCTTCCTGGGCCGGGGCGGCTCCGACACCACCGCGGTGGCGCTGGCGGCGGTGCTCGAGGCCGACGGCTGCGAGATCTACACCGATGTCACCGGGGTCTTCACGGCCGATCCCCGGGTCGTGCCCGACGCCCGGCGGCTCGGCCGGCTCTCGTTCGACGAGATGCTGGAGATGACCGCCACCGGCTGCCCGAAGCCGGCCATGCGGTCGGTCGAGTTCGCCCGCAACCACGGCGTGCGGCTGCACGTCCGCTCGGCGTTCACCTGGGAGCCGGGCACCTGGGTCGAGGAGGAGGATCCCGACATGGAGCAGGCCATCATCTCCGCCGTCACCCACGACACGTCGGAGGCCAAGGTCACCGTCACCCACGTGCCCGACCGCCCCGGCATCGCCGCCCGCCTGTTCCGGGCGCTGGCCGACCGGGACGTCAACGTCGACATGATCGTGCAGAACGTCTCGATGCGCGGGACCACCGACATCTCGTTCACCACGCCCAAGGAGAGCCTGGCCGTGGCCCTGGAGGTGGCCGAGGGCCTGCTCCCCGAGATCGGCGCCGACACCGTGATCGCCGACGCCGACGTGGCCCGGGTGTCGCTGATCGGCGCCGGCATGAAGAGCAACCCCGGTGTGGCCGCGACCATGTTCGAGACCCTGGCGACCGGCGGGGTGAACATCGAGATGATCTCCACGTCGTCGATCAGGATCTCGTGCGTCGTCAGGGCCGGTGAGGTCGAGCAGGCCGTGCAGGCCCTCCACGGCGTCTTCGCATTGTCTGGCTGA
- a CDS encoding peptidylprolyl isomerase, giving the protein MPTDKRQRQREGREYRRAQLQAAQKRRGRRRQAYIFGVLAVGIGVVIAVLNISGGSKPTNVAAKGSTTTSTTSASSTTSTTSSTPAPASSVAASELSCFGISGNPSRKTKFSAAPPMCINSAKSYKAVVQTDVGTFDISLDPKAAPKTVNNFVYLSLYHYYDGIVFHRVIPGFVVQGGDPTGTGTGGPGYQFADELPKAGAYKIGSLAMANSGPSTNGSQFFIITGSQGVQLPPQYSLFGQVTTGMSVVSAIEKDGTTGGTPKVEHHMVHVTIEES; this is encoded by the coding sequence GTGCCGACCGATAAGCGACAGCGACAGCGTGAGGGCCGTGAGTACCGCCGGGCCCAGCTCCAGGCCGCCCAGAAGCGCCGGGGCCGCCGCCGCCAGGCCTACATCTTCGGGGTGCTGGCCGTGGGAATCGGCGTGGTGATAGCCGTGCTCAACATCAGCGGCGGCTCCAAGCCGACCAACGTGGCCGCCAAGGGCTCGACCACCACCAGCACGACCTCGGCGTCGTCGACCACGAGCACCACCTCGTCCACCCCGGCGCCGGCATCGTCGGTGGCGGCCTCGGAGCTGTCCTGCTTCGGCATCAGCGGCAACCCGAGCCGCAAGACCAAGTTCAGCGCCGCCCCGCCGATGTGCATCAACTCGGCCAAGTCCTACAAGGCGGTGGTGCAGACCGACGTGGGGACCTTCGACATCAGCCTCGACCCGAAGGCGGCGCCGAAGACCGTCAACAACTTCGTGTACCTCTCGCTCTACCACTACTACGACGGCATCGTGTTCCACCGGGTGATCCCGGGGTTCGTCGTGCAGGGCGGGGACCCGACCGGGACAGGGACGGGCGGACCCGGCTACCAGTTCGCCGATGAACTGCCCAAGGCGGGCGCCTACAAGATCGGCTCGCTGGCCATGGCCAACTCTGGGCCCAGCACCAACGGCAGCCAGTTCTTCATCATCACCGGCAGCCAGGGCGTGCAGCTCCCGCCGCAGTACTCGCTGTTCGGGCAGGTGACAACGGGCATGTCGGTGGTGAGCGCCATCGAGAAGGACGGGACGACGGGGGGAACCCCGAAGGTGGAGCACCACATGGTGCACGTGACGATCGAGGAGAGCTGA